Within Spinacia oleracea cultivar Varoflay chromosome 4, BTI_SOV_V1, whole genome shotgun sequence, the genomic segment GTGATACACTTTAAAAAAAACAGAGGGATTAAAATTTCATGTTGGCAAGATTATGGACGTTGATACAAAATTTCTGCATTGATTTTACCATGTTCATCTTACATGGCATCGCACGGTAAAAGGGTAATTAAATGGCTTGTGAGATATACATGGTACAGTAAACCCCGAAAATTTGAGTTAAACTTCATAATTTGACCAATGTTACTATCTTAATTATTCTATAAACATCTTTTAtattacaacattttttaaaaaaaaataaaagacaaTTTCTCGGAAAAACCCGATTTTATAAGGTACATTTTGACGAATTTTCCTTATATAAATGATTTGTTACCTACATAGCTAGTGTATTAAAAtttatataatttataatttgtgTGATTTTCAGGGATGTGATGCATCAATTTTACTGGACTCAACACCGGGAAGCCAAGCAGAAAAAGATCACCCAGCAAACTTCCCAAGTATACGAGGTTATGAAATCATCGACGAGGCAAAGGCAGAGCTCGAATCCCAATGCCCGAATACTGTCTCTTGTGCAGATATCGTAGCATTCGCAGCTCGAGACAGTGCCTCGAAATTAGGAGGGATCAACTACGCGGTACAATCAGGACGGAAAGACGGAACAATCTCAAACATAAATGACCCAACAGGAAACATTCCTCGACCTATTTTCAACTTACAACAACTCGAGGAAAATTTTGCGAGAAAAAACCTTTCGTTAGAAGAAATGGTCGTCCTTTCCGGGGCTCATTCTATTGGAGTCACACATTGTTCTGCCTTCAATGAAACTCAACCACAATACCCTTCTTTAGATCCTACCCTAGCCAATGTTTTAAGGGGAAGGTGCCCTTATCCTGCCGTTGATGTGAATAATGATCCAACGGTTCCCCTTGATTTTGTAACGCCAAATAAGTTGGATAACTTGTACTACAAAAACTTGCAACATAACAGGGCACTTTTGACCTCGGACCAAGCTCTTATGGCTACACCCGCCACGGTGCAGATGGTTAGAAATTTCGGGTCACAAGGTGGTGTTTGGGCTAACAAGTTTGCTAATGCTATGGTTCATATGGGTTCTATTGAGGTACTTACTGGTACTCAAGGACAGATTAGAAGGAACTGCAGGGTTGTTAATAGCTACTAGTGGAAATAATGCTACATTATTATGTGTACATTAATATTTGTTCATTTCTTTCATTTACTTTATAAGTTCGATTTGTTATGTACTTTATTCAATTGTATTTAGAAAGGATAATGTTGATTTTTTT encodes:
- the LOC110775801 gene encoding peroxidase 2-like translates to MKSSITFSLLLILAMSSTVCMASDNLQVGFYRQTCPSAERIVRNAVNRAVSQNPGLGAGLIRMHFHDCFVRGCDASILLDSTPGSQAEKDHPANFPSIRGYEIIDEAKAELESQCPNTVSCADIVAFAARDSASKLGGINYAVQSGRKDGTISNINDPTGNIPRPIFNLQQLEENFARKNLSLEEMVVLSGAHSIGVTHCSAFNETQPQYPSLDPTLANVLRGRCPYPAVDVNNDPTVPLDFVTPNKLDNLYYKNLQHNRALLTSDQALMATPATVQMVRNFGSQGGVWANKFANAMVHMGSIEVLTGTQGQIRRNCRVVNSY